A portion of the Melanotaenia boesemani isolate fMelBoe1 chromosome 2, fMelBoe1.pri, whole genome shotgun sequence genome contains these proteins:
- the emc10 gene encoding ER membrane protein complex subunit 10 isoform X1, with product MARLLMFKIVVSAVLFFVCTNFVCCNNGRRVGDALDTELSGFSVPLEHSFEVDDVAKFQVRGALVLKAGREPGVSLTQNQLTDEDRTKLKEVAAVDGLYRIRVPRIFLQADRQTEWQMDGYLTTFVRACAMVESHLSDIITLHTDVSGYLIGVSIVTLPGACRGVEVEDEVDLEVFNTTLSIMAPVSAPGPETAFFLERMEQESEKKGKNPQEQKSFFAKYWMYIVPLVLFLMMSGAQDQSGGGAGGGAANGGGR from the exons ATGGCTCGTCTGCTAATGTTCAAAATTGTCGTTTCGGCCGTTTTATTCTTTGTATGCACGAATTTTGTATGTTGTAATAACGGTCGAAGG GTTGGTGATGCTTTAGACACCGAGTTAAGTGGTTTTTCTGTGCCTCTTGAACACTCATTTGAAGTCG ACGATGTAGCAAAATTTCAAGTTCGTGGAGCACTGGTGTTAAAAGCTGGGAGAGAGCCAGGTGTCTCACTAACTCAGAACCAGCTAACAGATGAAGACAGAACCAAACTTAAg gaAGTGGCTGCAGTCGACGGTCTCTACAGAATCAGAGTGCCGCGGATTTTTCTccaagcagacagacagacagagtggcAGATGGACGGATACCTCACGACATTTGTCAGAGCC TGCGCCATGGTTGAGTCCCACCTGAGTGACATAATCACGCTTCACACTGACGTCTCTGGATACCTCATCGGGGTCTCCATAGTAACATTACCTGGAGCCTGCAGGGGCGTTGAAGTTGAGGATGAAGTTGACCTTGAGGTTTTCAACACCACTCTCAGCATCATGGCTCCTGTCAGTGCACCTGG ACCTGAGACGGCTTTTTTCCTTGAGCGAATGGAACAAGAATCTGAGAAGAAAGGGAAGAATCCACAAGAGCAGAAATCATTCTTCGCTAAATAT tggATGTACATTGTGCCTCTTGTTCTCTTCTTGATGATGTCTGGTGCTCAGGACCAatcaggaggaggagctggTGGCGGAGCAGCCAATGGAGGTGGCCGATGA
- the emc10 gene encoding ER membrane protein complex subunit 10 isoform X2 produces the protein MARLLMFKIVVSAVLFFVCTNFVCCNNGRRVGDALDTELSGFSVPLEHSFEVDDVAKFQVRGALVLKAGREPGVSLTQNQLTDEDRTKLKEVAAVDGLYRIRVPRIFLQADRQTEWQMDGYLTTFVRACAMVESHLSDIITLHTDVSGYLIGVSIVTLPGACRGVEVEDEVDLEVFNTTLSIMAPVSAPGPETAFFLERMEQESEKKGKNPQEQKSFFAKYWYLILGGAIFLMVTNSAQPPAGGGREQS, from the exons ATGGCTCGTCTGCTAATGTTCAAAATTGTCGTTTCGGCCGTTTTATTCTTTGTATGCACGAATTTTGTATGTTGTAATAACGGTCGAAGG GTTGGTGATGCTTTAGACACCGAGTTAAGTGGTTTTTCTGTGCCTCTTGAACACTCATTTGAAGTCG ACGATGTAGCAAAATTTCAAGTTCGTGGAGCACTGGTGTTAAAAGCTGGGAGAGAGCCAGGTGTCTCACTAACTCAGAACCAGCTAACAGATGAAGACAGAACCAAACTTAAg gaAGTGGCTGCAGTCGACGGTCTCTACAGAATCAGAGTGCCGCGGATTTTTCTccaagcagacagacagacagagtggcAGATGGACGGATACCTCACGACATTTGTCAGAGCC TGCGCCATGGTTGAGTCCCACCTGAGTGACATAATCACGCTTCACACTGACGTCTCTGGATACCTCATCGGGGTCTCCATAGTAACATTACCTGGAGCCTGCAGGGGCGTTGAAGTTGAGGATGAAGTTGACCTTGAGGTTTTCAACACCACTCTCAGCATCATGGCTCCTGTCAGTGCACCTGG ACCTGAGACGGCTTTTTTCCTTGAGCGAATGGAACAAGAATCTGAGAAGAAAGGGAAGAATCCACAAGAGCAGAAATCATTCTTCGCTAAATAT TGGTATTTGATTCTGGGAGGTGCAATCTTCCTCATGGTCACCAATTCAGCACAGCCCCCAGCAGGGGGAGGCAGAGAGCAGAGCTGA